Proteins found in one Pseudomonas mosselii genomic segment:
- a CDS encoding phosphoribosyl-ATP diphosphatase → MSDTLNRLAEVLEERKHAAPDSSYVASLYHKGLNKILEKLGEESIETIIAAKDAAVSKDYSDVIYETADLWFHSLVMLSALGQHPQAVLDELERRFGLSGHDEKAARQPSA, encoded by the coding sequence ATGAGCGACACCCTGAACCGCCTCGCCGAGGTGCTGGAAGAACGCAAGCACGCGGCGCCGGACAGCAGCTACGTGGCCAGCCTGTATCACAAGGGCCTGAACAAGATCCTCGAGAAGCTCGGCGAAGAGTCCATCGAGACCATCATCGCCGCCAAGGATGCCGCCGTCAGCAAGGATTACAGCGATGTCATCTATGAAACCGCAGACCTGTGGTTTCATAGCCTGGTCATGCTCAGCGCGCTCGGCCAGCATCCGCAGGCGGTGCTCGACGAGCTGGAGCGTCGGTTCGGATTGTCCGGGCATGATGAGAAGGCTGCGCGTCAGCCGTCTGCCTGA
- the hisI gene encoding phosphoribosyl-AMP cyclohydrolase → MKDWLDEIKWNSDGLVPAIAQDHKTGRVLMMAWMNRESLALTAAEHRAIYWSRSRGKLWRKGEESGHVQKLHEMRLDCDADVIILMVEQLGHIACHTGRESCFYRVFEDGQWKTVDPVLKDPNAIYSAGH, encoded by the coding sequence ATGAAAGACTGGCTGGACGAGATCAAGTGGAACAGCGATGGCCTGGTGCCGGCGATCGCCCAGGACCACAAGACCGGGCGCGTGCTGATGATGGCCTGGATGAACCGTGAATCCCTCGCCCTGACCGCCGCCGAGCATCGCGCCATCTACTGGTCGCGCTCGCGGGGCAAGCTGTGGCGCAAGGGCGAAGAGTCGGGCCATGTGCAGAAACTGCATGAAATGCGCCTGGACTGCGACGCCGACGTGATCATCCTGATGGTCGAGCAACTGGGCCATATCGCCTGCCATACCGGCCGCGAAAGCTGCTTCTACCGCGTCTTCGAGGACGGCCAGTGGAAAACCGTCGACCCGGTCCTGAAGGATCCGAACGCCATCTACAGCGCAGGACACTGA
- the tatC gene encoding twin-arginine translocase subunit TatC — protein MSENPEHDQPMPLVSHLTELRTRLLRCVAAIFLIFAGLFSFAQQIYTLVSAPLRAHLPANATMIATDVASPFLTPFKLTMIVSLFLAIPFILQQIWGFIAPGLYRHEKRIAIPLLVSSIFLFYAGMAFAYFLVFPLIFGFFASATPEGVSMMTDISSYLDFVMTLFFAFGVAFEIPVAVVLLVWIGVVDVQYLKKIRPYVIIGCFVVGMILTPPDIFSQTLLAVPMWMLFEVGVLCGSLIRKRSHEPDEASNDHNDQPPATQP, from the coding sequence ATGAGCGAGAATCCGGAACATGACCAGCCGATGCCGCTGGTCTCGCACCTGACCGAACTGCGCACCCGCCTGCTGCGCTGCGTCGCCGCCATCTTCCTGATCTTCGCCGGGCTGTTCTCCTTCGCCCAGCAGATCTACACCCTGGTCTCGGCGCCGCTGCGCGCGCACCTGCCGGCCAACGCGACGATGATCGCCACCGACGTGGCCTCGCCGTTCCTGACGCCGTTCAAGCTGACCATGATCGTCTCGCTGTTCCTGGCGATCCCGTTCATCCTGCAGCAGATCTGGGGCTTCATCGCTCCGGGCCTGTACCGCCACGAAAAGCGCATCGCCATCCCGCTGCTGGTATCGAGCATTTTCCTGTTCTATGCCGGCATGGCCTTCGCCTACTTCCTGGTGTTCCCGCTGATCTTCGGCTTCTTCGCCAGCGCCACCCCCGAGGGCGTGTCGATGATGACCGACATTTCCAGCTACCTCGACTTCGTCATGACCCTGTTCTTCGCCTTCGGCGTCGCCTTCGAGATCCCGGTGGCGGTGGTGCTGCTGGTGTGGATCGGCGTGGTCGACGTGCAGTACCTGAAGAAGATCCGCCCGTACGTGATCATCGGCTGCTTCGTGGTCGGCATGATCCTCACCCCGCCGGACATCTTCTCCCAGACCCTGCTGGCCGTGCCCATGTGGATGCTGTTCGAGGTCGGCGTGCTGTGCGGCAGCCTGATCCGCAAGCGCAGCCACGAGCCGGACGAAGCGAGCAACGACCACAACGACCAGCCGCCAGCGACCCAACCGTGA
- a CDS encoding twin-arginine translocase TatA/TatE family subunit gives MGIFDWKHWIVLLVVVVLVFGTKKLKNFGSDLGESIKGFRKAMNEEETKPAEQTPPPAQPVPPVQNTAQQAQGHTIEGQAQPVQEPQRKD, from the coding sequence ATGGGTATTTTTGACTGGAAACACTGGATCGTCCTGCTGGTCGTCGTGGTGCTGGTGTTTGGCACCAAGAAACTGAAGAACTTCGGCAGCGACCTGGGCGAATCGATCAAGGGCTTCCGCAAGGCCATGAACGAAGAAGAAACCAAGCCCGCCGAGCAGACCCCGCCGCCGGCCCAACCGGTTCCGCCGGTGCAGAACACCGCGCAGCAGGCCCAGGGCCACACCATCGAGGGCCAGGCCCAGCCGGTCCAAGAGCCACAGCGGAAAGACTGA
- the tatB gene encoding Sec-independent protein translocase protein TatB, producing the protein MFGISFSELLLVGLVALLVLGPERLPGAARTAGLWIGRLKRSFNAIKMEVEREIGADDIRRQLHNEHILQMEQEAKRILNPLTPPAQPPTSAETPATPAVEAAPAQPTATPPSEPPQPPRAP; encoded by the coding sequence ATGTTCGGCATCAGTTTCAGCGAGCTGCTGCTCGTCGGCCTGGTCGCCCTGCTGGTGCTCGGTCCCGAGCGCCTGCCGGGGGCCGCGCGCACCGCGGGCCTGTGGATCGGCCGCCTCAAGCGCAGCTTCAACGCGATCAAGATGGAGGTCGAGCGCGAGATCGGCGCCGACGACATCCGCCGCCAGTTGCACAACGAGCACATCCTGCAGATGGAGCAGGAGGCCAAGCGCATCCTCAACCCGCTGACGCCACCGGCGCAGCCGCCGACCAGCGCTGAAACGCCCGCCACACCCGCCGTCGAAGCCGCCCCCGCGCAGCCGACCGCGACGCCACCCTCCGAGCCGCCCCAACCGCCACGAGCCCCATGA